The Sphingobacterium bambusae genome includes a window with the following:
- the dctA gene encoding C4-dicarboxylate transporter DctA, whose product MRKVFQSLYVQVLIGITVGILLGVFYPDSAIKLKPLGDGFIKLIKMVIAPLIFSSIVIGIAGMQDVKKVGKVGFSALIYFEVMTTIALLIGLIFVNWIQPGTGMNIDPNTLDASSVAHYVKEAQTQKNMMEWILSIIPENVIAAVASDNLLQVLVFAVLFGIALTKIGSEAAAPVMTVLNSFLKGLFAIIRMIMYLAPIGAMGAMGFTIGKYGVEALSKLGLLMLSFYLTCIVFIVFVIGGVLYFYVGISILKLIRFMKEELLIVLGTSSSESALPGIMQKLERAGCSKSIVGLVIPTGYSFNLDGTCIYLTMAAVFVAQALNMYLSLQQEISLLLVLLLTSKGAAGVTGSGFVTLAATLPVVGHVPVEAVGLILGIDRFMSEARAITNIIGNAAASIVIAKYEKGLDVKLLRQQLDGQQEA is encoded by the coding sequence ATGCGTAAAGTTTTCCAAAGTTTGTATGTACAAGTCTTGATCGGGATAACGGTTGGGATATTGCTAGGTGTTTTTTATCCGGATAGTGCCATAAAGCTGAAGCCTTTGGGTGATGGCTTTATCAAGCTTATTAAGATGGTCATAGCACCATTGATCTTTAGTTCCATCGTGATTGGTATTGCGGGAATGCAGGACGTAAAAAAAGTGGGCAAGGTTGGGTTTTCCGCTTTAATTTATTTTGAGGTGATGACAACCATTGCTCTGTTGATCGGCTTAATTTTCGTCAATTGGATACAGCCGGGTACAGGAATGAATATCGATCCGAATACCTTAGACGCATCAAGTGTAGCACATTACGTGAAGGAAGCGCAGACGCAAAAAAATATGATGGAATGGATACTGAGTATTATTCCGGAAAATGTTATTGCCGCGGTGGCGTCGGACAATCTCTTGCAGGTGCTCGTTTTTGCAGTTCTCTTCGGTATCGCTTTAACAAAAATTGGTTCGGAAGCGGCGGCACCCGTCATGACGGTGCTGAACTCCTTTCTGAAAGGGCTCTTTGCCATCATCCGCATGATTATGTACTTGGCACCCATTGGCGCAATGGGGGCAATGGGTTTCACCATTGGGAAATATGGTGTAGAGGCCTTATCTAAGTTGGGGCTATTGATGCTAAGCTTTTATCTAACTTGTATTGTATTTATTGTGTTCGTGATTGGCGGCGTACTTTATTTCTATGTCGGGATCAGTATACTGAAGCTTATCCGTTTTATGAAGGAGGAGCTACTGATCGTGCTGGGAACTTCATCCTCGGAATCTGCGCTGCCGGGCATCATGCAAAAATTGGAACGGGCGGGCTGTTCAAAATCTATTGTCGGACTTGTGATTCCAACAGGTTACTCTTTTAATCTCGATGGCACCTGTATCTACCTGACAATGGCTGCCGTTTTTGTTGCACAGGCATTAAACATGTACCTTTCGTTGCAACAGGAAATATCTCTACTGTTGGTGTTGCTGTTGACGTCAAAGGGTGCGGCAGGTGTTACGGGAAGTGGTTTCGTGACGTTGGCGGCCACGCTGCCGGTGGTGGGGCACGTACCTGTGGAGGCTGTTGGCCTAATACTTGGGATAGATCGATTTATGAGTGAAGCGCGCGCAATAACTAATATCATCGGTAATGCGGCTGCCAGTATTGTTATTGCTAAATATGAGAAAGGTTTGGATGTGAAGCTTTTGCGACAACAGCTGGACGGGCAACAGGAAGCTTAA
- a CDS encoding YceI family protein — MKKIGLSMVAVAALVFASCGGSGSNTNTSSEQTVAEAQGDAYAVDLATSKVDWKAFHKGGFAPRWGTLSLTSGELSVADNNIAAGDFTIDMKSLKVDSASVTEADKKASDLENHLKNADFFDVEKFATAAFKITKVADLDATTAKDAIEGANKTVSGNLTLLDSTLNISFPAKVAVEGDKVSVAAKFTVNRADWGIKFGTSEGDPAEWMISKDIEIGIQLNATKK; from the coding sequence ATGAAAAAAATCGGTTTATCTATGGTGGCTGTTGCCGCCCTTGTTTTCGCTTCTTGTGGCGGAAGCGGTTCGAACACCAATACGTCTAGCGAGCAGACGGTAGCGGAAGCACAAGGAGATGCTTATGCGGTTGATTTGGCAACATCTAAAGTTGATTGGAAAGCTTTTCACAAAGGCGGTTTTGCACCACGTTGGGGAACGTTGTCGTTGACATCAGGCGAACTGTCTGTGGCAGACAACAACATCGCTGCTGGTGACTTCACGATCGATATGAAATCGTTGAAAGTTGATTCTGCATCGGTTACAGAAGCTGATAAAAAAGCTTCAGATCTTGAAAACCATTTGAAAAATGCTGATTTCTTTGATGTAGAGAAATTTGCTACTGCAGCCTTTAAAATCACGAAAGTAGCTGATTTGGATGCTACTACAGCGAAAGATGCTATCGAAGGTGCCAATAAGACCGTTAGCGGTAATTTGACATTGCTAGACAGCACATTGAATATCTCTTTCCCTGCAAAAGTTGCGGTTGAAGGTGATAAAGTTTCTGTTGCAGCTAAATTCACGGTAAACCGTGCCGATTGGGGTATTAAATTTGGTACTTCGGAAGGTGATCCAGCGGAATGGATGATCAGCAAAGATATCGAAATCGGTATTCAATTGAACGCTACTAAGAAATAA
- the rocD gene encoding ornithine--oxo-acid transaminase has product MMIENYELPEKTAQLIKDEDAFGAHNYHPLPVVLEKGEGPFVWDVEGKRYFDFLSGYSAVNQGHCHPKLVEAMVKQSQQLTLTSRAFHSDKLATYVAYITKYFGYDRVLPMNTGVEAVETAIKLARKWGYLVKGVADGAAKIITLDGNFHGRTVNVISFSTDETARNGFGPFVDGYITIPYNDLDALEFALQDANVVGLLIEPIQGEAGVLVPDEGYLSKAFSLCKQHRVLFIADEIQTGLSRTGRLLACDHEAVKPDVLILGKALSGGMLPVSAVLANDEVMLTIQPGEHGSTYGGNPLACAVGIAALEVLREEGLAEKAEALGIIFRTAIEEMNHPAIKLVRGKGLLNAIVISHENKDAAYELCLLMMQNGLLAKPTHGDKIRFAPPLVISQKQLVEAIAIIRTSLEQWGGR; this is encoded by the coding sequence ATGATGATCGAAAATTACGAGCTACCAGAGAAAACTGCCCAATTGATTAAAGATGAAGATGCCTTTGGTGCGCATAACTACCACCCCTTGCCGGTGGTTTTGGAAAAGGGCGAGGGTCCTTTCGTGTGGGACGTTGAGGGAAAGCGATATTTCGATTTCTTATCCGGCTATTCTGCCGTCAATCAAGGACACTGCCATCCGAAACTCGTTGAAGCGATGGTTAAGCAGTCGCAGCAATTGACGTTGACATCTCGAGCCTTTCATAGCGATAAATTGGCTACGTATGTCGCTTATATTACCAAATATTTTGGGTATGACAGAGTATTGCCTATGAATACTGGCGTAGAAGCGGTGGAAACCGCTATTAAATTGGCACGTAAATGGGGATACTTGGTGAAGGGTGTAGCGGATGGGGCGGCAAAAATCATTACGTTGGATGGTAATTTCCATGGTAGAACGGTCAATGTCATTTCGTTTAGTACGGATGAGACAGCTAGAAATGGTTTTGGGCCTTTTGTTGATGGATATATAACAATTCCCTATAACGATTTGGATGCGTTGGAATTTGCGCTACAAGATGCGAACGTTGTGGGTTTATTGATTGAACCTATTCAAGGAGAAGCTGGTGTTTTAGTTCCGGATGAGGGTTACTTGTCCAAAGCTTTTTCTCTATGTAAGCAGCATCGCGTCCTTTTTATAGCGGATGAGATTCAGACTGGACTATCGCGCACTGGGCGGCTATTGGCTTGTGATCATGAAGCGGTGAAGCCCGATGTATTGATCTTGGGCAAAGCATTGAGTGGCGGTATGCTGCCAGTATCGGCGGTACTTGCAAATGATGAAGTGATGCTTACAATCCAACCGGGCGAGCATGGTTCTACATATGGTGGAAATCCATTGGCTTGTGCAGTGGGCATAGCAGCGTTGGAAGTGCTACGGGAGGAAGGTTTGGCCGAAAAAGCGGAAGCCTTAGGGATAATCTTTCGCACGGCAATTGAAGAAATGAATCACCCGGCAATTAAATTGGTACGTGGAAAAGGCCTGTTGAATGCGATTGTTATCAGTCATGAAAATAAGGATGCGGCCTACGAGCTGTGTTTATTGATGATGCAGAACGGTCTTTTGGCAAAACCAACGCATGGTGACAAAATTCGGTTTGCCCCACCGCTAGTCATTTCACAGAAACAGCTTGTTGAAGCTATCGCAATTATTAGAACTTCGTTGGAGCAGTGGGGAGGGAGGTAA